One window from the genome of Cucumis melo cultivar AY chromosome 12, USDA_Cmelo_AY_1.0, whole genome shotgun sequence encodes:
- the LOC103489244 gene encoding receptor-like serine/threonine-protein kinase SD1-8 produces MTFNFSLNHLSFLCFILLFLRHSIAVDILKAGQSFNDTQTIVSAAEKFELGFFTHPKSSNFKYLGIWYKSLPDYVVWVANRDNPILNSSAALKFNTNGNLILVNQTGHVFWSSNSTSLQDPIAQLLDTGNFKLRDSNARSEDSVWQSFDYPSDTLLPGMKLGWDSKTGLNRKLISRKSQSDLSSGELSYEVNLDGLAELVVRKGNKTMFRGGPWFGHRFTGGRFSGGIFIYNPSFEISFSYNAPTNDPYRVVLDSSGSVIHSIWSQEENGWRKNYTFEGSGCNDYDLCGNFGLCTSVLGSCGCLDGYKQKSAQNSSDRCMRKDDKICREGEGFRKISDVKWPDSRGNIVKLKAGVQNCETECLNDCSCLAYGTLSLPKTGLTCVTWFDKLLDIRYVRDVGTGDDLFLRVAASELGTNLATSLNFLNSMKKLCIFDVFGIVEGSEGKSIIVPVVVPVISVLILLALISFYIIRNVRRRAEDNGVTITQDFIHENELEMTISIIEAATNNFSTSNKIGEGGFGPVYKGRLPSGQEIAVKKLAERSRQGLEEFKNEVLFISQLQHRNLVKLLGFCIHKEETLLIYEYMPNKSLDYFLFDDRRRSLLNWQMRIDIIVGIARGLLYLHRDSRLRIIHRDLKAANILLDNEMKPKISDFGIARMFGEYQMETRTKTVIGTYGYMSPEYAMEGYFSFKSDVYSFGVMILEIVSGKRNQGFFQSEHQLNLLGYAWKLWNEGKTLELIDEALGDEFQECEALQYINIGLLCVQARPEERPIMSSVLSMLENDNMPLIHPKGPGFYGERFLSDIDSSSFSISNNVTITLIDDGPSISINNLQREAMEKMASNFRQNPLSLLCFWILIPPFLKQSIAVDTLKAGQSVNDTQLIVSATQKFELGFFAEPKASNFKYLGIWYKEIPDVVVWVANRDNPIINSSATLNINGDGNLVLLNQTGEAFWSSNSSRSVKNPIAQLLDTGNFVLRDSNSESENYAWQSFDYPFDTLLPGMKLGWDLKTGLNRKLISRRSQMDLSSGKFSYGINIDGLPQLMVREGNKTMFRGWPWFGDGFRRSRSQEANFEYNTSFEISFSYNNNPDNEPSRVVLDSSGFVVHYVWSKGDDKWHSSYTFEGSGCNNYGLCGNFGLCSSVLVASCGCLDGFEQKPNQNFSDGCVRKDPETCRKGEGFRKISNVKWPDSSGEFVKIKLGAKNCEKECLNDCSCLAYGALEIPGIGASCVNWFGKLIDIRFNRDAGTGEDLFVRVAASELESSNKKSGVAVVVAMVIISVLIFLALISWFIIRKVRRSARDKGAVMIEALIEENELEMPIGLVEGATDHFSISNKIGEGGFGPVYKGKLPSGHEIAVKKLAERSRQGMQEFKNEVLFISQLQHRNLVKLLGFCIHQEEILLIYEYMPNKSLDYFLFDEQRRSLLNWPMRIDIIVGIARGLLYLHRDSRLRIIHRDLKAANILLDSEMKPKISDFGIARMFGEDQTETKTKRVVGTFGYMSPEYVIDGRFSFKSDVFSFGVMLLEIVSGKKNQRFFHTEHHQLNLLGHVWKLWNAGRALEFIDETLRDQVEEYEALKYINIGLLCIQGRPEKRPTMSSVLSMLENNNMEFISPGRPGFYEERFEWLDADSSPPLDVTLTSSSNNVVTFTLFDGR; encoded by the exons ATGACATTCAACTTCAGCCTCAATCATTTGTCTTTCCTCTGTTTCATACTTCTGTTTCTCAGACACTCAATCGCAGTCGACATCTTAAAAGCAGGGCAATCCTTTAATGACACCCAAACAATTGTTTCAGCTGCCGAAAAGTTTGAATTGGGATTCTTCACTCACCCCAAGTCCTCCAATTTCAAGTATTTAGGAATTTGGTATAAAAGCCTTCCCGACTATGTTGTTTGGGTCGCTAACAGAGACAACCCAATTCTAAACTCCTCTGCCGCTCTAAAGTTCAATACAAATGGAAATTTAATTCTCGTCAATCAAACAGGTCATGTTTTTTGGTCCTCTAATTCAACATCACTTCAAGATCCAATTGCTCAACTCCTAGATACAGGTAATTTCAAGCTAAGAGATTCAAATGCAAGATCTGAAGATTCTGTGTGGCAGAGTTTTGACTATCCCTCTGATACTCTGTTACCGGGAATGAAACTTGGATGGGACTCCAAAACAGGGCTTAATCGGAAGTTAATATCAAGAAAAAGTCAAAGCGATCTGTCCTCTGGAGAACTTAGTTATGAAGTCAACTTAGATGGGCTTGCTGAACTTGTGGTTCGTAAAGGAAACAAGACGATGTTTAGAGGAGGGCCATGGTTTGGCCATCGTTTTACCGGAGGTCGATTCAGTGGAGGGATTTTCATCTATAATCCTTCATTTGAGATATCATTTTCATATAATGCTCCAACTAATGATCCATACAGAGTTGTATTGGATTCAAGTGGATCTGTTATACACTCTATTTGGAGTCAAGAGGAAAACGGATGGCGCAAAAATTACACATTCGAAGGATCTGGCTGCAACGACTacgatttatgtgggaattttGGTCTTTGTACGTCTGTTTTAGGAAGCTGTGGTTGTTTAGATGGGTATAAACAAAAATCAGCTCAAAATTCTTCAGATAGGTGCATGAGAAAGGATGATAAAATTTGTAGAGAAGGAGAAGGATTTAGAAAGATAAGTGATGTGAAATGGCCTGATTCCAGAGGGAACATAGTGAAATTGAAAGCGGGTGTTCAAAATTGTGAAACAGAGTGTTTGAATGATTGTTCTTGCTTGGCCTACGGCACACTTTCACTTCCTAAAACTGGGCTTACTTGTGTCACATGGTTTGACAAGTTGCTTGATATTAGATATGTTCGTGATGTTGGAACTGGAGATGATCTGTTTTTGAGAGTGGCTGCTTCAGAATTAGGTACTAATTTAGCTACTTCTCTTAACTTTTTAAATTCAATGAAAAAACTGTGTATTTTTGATGTATTTGGGATTGTAGAAGGGAGTGAAGGGAAGAGTATAATTGTTCCAGTGGTTGTGCCAGTCATATCAGTATTAATCTTATTGGCTTTAATCAGCTTTTATATCATTAGGAATGTAAGAAGAAGAGCTGAAG ATAATGGAGTTACAATCACTCAGGATTTCATTCATGAGAATGAACTTGAGATGACGATTTCGATAATTGAAGCTGCAACGAACAATTTCTCAACTTCTAATAAGATAGGGGAAGGAGGTTTTGGACCTGTTTATAAG GGGAGGCTTCCATCAGGCCAAGAAATTGCGGTAAAGAAGCTAGCAGAAAGATCACGTCAAGGATTAGAGGAGTTTAAAAATGAGGTTCTTTTCATTTCCCAACTTCAACATCGAAATCTTGTCAAACTTCTTGGTTTCTGCATTCACAAGGAAGAAACATTACTTATTTATGAATACATGCCCAATAAAAGTTTGGACTACTTCCTTTTCG ATGACAGAAGACGATCTTTACTCAATTGGCAAATGAGAATTGATATCATAGTTGGCATAGCTCGAGGGCTTCTTTATCTTCATCGAGATTCAAGACTTCGAATAATTCACAGAGATCTTAAAGCTGCCAATATCTTATTAGATAATGAAATGAAGCCAAAGATTTCAGATTTTGGCATTGCACGCATGTTTGGTGAATATCAAATGGAAACAAGAACAAAGACGGTTATCGGAACTTA TGGTTATATGTCTCCAGAATATGCAATGGAAGGTTACTTTTCATTCAAATCAGATGTTTACAGTTTTGGAGTTATGATTTTAGAAATAGTTAGCGGCAAGAGAAACCAAGGCTTTTTTCAGTCGGAACATCAATTGAATCTTCTTGGATAT GCATGGAAACTTTGGAATGAAGGAAAGACCTTGGAATTAATAGATGAAGCGTTGGGTGATGAATTCCAAGAATGTGAGGCACTTCAATACATAAATATTGGACTTTTATGTGTTCAAGCACGTCCCGAAGAAAGACCTATTATGTCATCGGTGCTTTCAATGTTAGAAAATGATAACATGCCATTGATTCATCCAAAAGGACCTGGGTTCTACGGAGAAAGATTTTTATCTGATATTGACTCCTCCTCGTTTTCTATTTCTAATAATGTTACTATTACATTGATAGATGATGGTC CTTCAATCTCTATCAACAATCTACAAAGAGAAGCAATGGAAAAAATGGCATCCAACTTCAGGCAAAATCCCCTGTCTTTGCTCTGTTTTTGGATACTAATACCTCCATTTCTCAAACAGTCAATAGCAGTGGATACCTTAAAAGCAGGCCAGTCCGTTAACGATACTCAATTGATTGTTTCAGCCACACAGAAGTTTGAATTAGGATTCTTCGCTGAACCCAAAGCCTCAAATTTCAAGTACTTAGGAATATGGTATAAAGAAATTCCCGATGTGGTTGTTTGGGTGGCAAACAGAGACAACCCAATTATAAATTCCTCTGCCACTTTGAATATCAATGGAGATGGAAACTTAGTTCTTTTAAATCAAACAGGTGAAGCTTTTTGGTCTTCAAATTCTTCAAGATCAGTTAAAAACCCCATTGCCCAGCTGCTGGATACAGGTAATTTTGTGCTAAGAGATTCGAATTCAGAGTCTGAAAATTATGCGTGGCAGAGCTTTGATTACCCATTTGATACTCTGTTACCGGGGATGAAACTCGGGTGGGACTTGAAAACAGGTTTAAATCGAAAGTTAATATCAAGGAGAAGTCAAATGGATTTATCTTCAGGAAAATTCAGCTATGGGATTAACATAGACGGGCTTCCTCAACTTATGGTTCGTGAAGGAAACAAGACGATGTTTAGAGGGTGGCCATGGTTTGGGGATGGTTTTAGGCGGAGTCGGTCACAAGAGGCAAATTTCGAGTACAATACTTCATTTGAGATATCATTTTCATATAACAACAATCCAGATAATGAGCCTTCAAGAGTTGTGTTGGATTCAAGTGGGTTTGTTGTACACTATGTGTGGAGCAAAGGGGACGATAAATGGCACTCATCTTACACGTTTGAAGGATCTGGGTGCAACAACTATGGATTATGTGGGAATTTTGGTCTCTGTAGCTCTGTTTTAGTAGCAAGTTGTGGTTGTTTAGATGGGTTTGAACAAAAGCCAAACCAAAATTTTTCAGATGGGTGTGTGAGAAAGGATCCAGAAACCTGCAGAAAAGGAGAGGGTTTTAGAAAGATAAGTAATGTGAAATGGCCAGATTCAAGTGGGGAGTTTGTGAAAATAAAATTGGGTGCTAAAAATTGCGAGAAAGAGTGTTTGAATGATTGTTCTTGCTTGGCTTATGGTGCATTGGAAATTCCAGGGATTGGGGCCTCCTGTGTCAACTGGTTTGGGAAATTGATTGATATTAGATTTAATCGTGATGCTGGAACTGGAGAAGATCTGTTTGTGAGAGTAGCCGCTTCAGAATTAG AATCAAGTAACAAGAAGAGTGGAGTTGCGGTGGTTGTGGCAATGGTAATCATATCAGTACTAATCTTCTTGGCTTTAATCAGCTGGTTTATCATCAGGAAAGTAAGAAGAAGTGCAAGAG ACAAAGGAGCTGTGATGATTGAAGCACTGATCGAAGAAAATGAACTTGAAATGCCAATTGGTTTAGTAGAAGGAGCAACAGATCACTTTTCCATTTCCAATAAGATAGGAGAAGGAGGTTTTGGGCCAGTTTATAAG GGGAAACTTCCATCTGGCCATGAAATTGCTGTAAAAAAACTAGCAGAAAGATCTCGTCAAGGGATGCAAGAGTTTAAGAATGAGGTCCTTTTCATTTCCCAACTTCAACATCGAAATCTTGTCAAACTTCTTGGTTTTTGCATCCACCAAGAAGAAATATTACTCATTTATGAAtacatgccaaacaaaagctTGGACTACTTCCTCTTTG ATGAACAAAGACGTTCCTTACTCAATTGGCCAATGAGGATCGATATCATAGTTGGTATAGCTCGAGGACTTCTTTATCTCCATCGAGATTCAAGACTTCGAATAATACATAGAGATCTTAAAGCTGCCAATATTTTGTTAGATAGTGAAATGAAGCCAAAGATCTCTGACTTCGGCATTGCACGGATGTTTGGTGAAGATCAAACagaaaccaaaacaaaaagagTTGTTGGGACTTT TGGCTATATGTCTCCGGAATATGTAATAGATGGCCGTTTTTCATTCAAATCTGATGTTTTCAGCTTTGGAGTTATGCTCTTGGAAATAGTTAGTGGCAAAAAGAACCAACGGTTTTTTCACACTGAACATCATCAACTAAATCTTCTTGGACAT GTGTGGAAACTTTGGAATGCAGGAAGGGCATTGGAATTTATAGACGAGACATTGAGAGATCAGGTTGAAGAATATGAAGCactaaaatacataaatattgGACTTTTATGTATTCAAGGACGTCCAGAGAAAAGACCAACTATGTCATCTGTGCTTTCCATGTTAGAGAATAATAATATGGAATTCATATCTCCAGGGCGACCAGGATTCTACGAAGAAAGATTTGAATGGCTTGATGCTGATAGTTCACCACCACTAGATGTTACACTAACTTCTAGTTCAAACAATGTTGTTACTTTTACCTTATTTGATGGTCGATAA
- the LOC103485815 gene encoding receptor-like serine/threonine-protein kinase SD1-8, whose product MENCLSFLFFFTLILLFSQKSIADDRIKQHQSINDTQLIVSAAQIFELGFFNEPKASNLRYLGIWYKGIPDVVVWVANRDNPILNSSATLTFNGDGNLVLINQSGFHFWSSNSTRSIQNPIAQLLDTGNLVLRDSNSGSENYEWQSFDYPSDTLLPGMKVGWDSKTGLNRKLTSWRSPNNPSSGEFSFSINTDGLPQFLVSKRNKTLYRGWPWYDHDFGQGYGNGFDYNLVFNTSMEISFSYNYSATSRTRIVMDSSGSINRYVWSDVGEEWRNEFTFNGAGCNDYDLCGDFGICDAVVTSTCGCLDGFKPISTQNFSNGCVRKDQNICKVGDGFKRISNVKWPDSTGELVKMKLGVQDCRGECLKNCSCLAYGTVGIPKIGSVCVNWFHKLIDVRYVPDVGSGDDLFIRVAASELKSAQSDDGKRNVAESDDEKRNVAVVVAVPIVSVIIFLALVVGGCFLIRRRANGNDEVVIAVVEPPIQENKLEMPIGVVEAATENFSFSNKIGEGGFGPVYKGKLPSGQEIAVKKLAERSGQGLQEFKNEVIFISQLQHRNLVKLLGYCIHQEEILLIYEYLPNKSLDCFLFDDQRRSILKWPKRIDIIIGIARGLLYLHQDSRLRIIHRDLKAANILLDSEMKPKISDFGMARIFGEDQTETKTRRVVGTYGYMPPEYAIDGFFSVKSDVFSFGVVVLEIVSGRKNKGFFHPEHQLNLLGHAWKLWKEGRALEFIDIMLEDEYDKHEALRYINIGLLCVQSRPEERPTMSTVFSMLENEKMQLILPQRPGFYEERFIVSDIHSSSSDHHASSINNVTVTLLQGR is encoded by the exons ATGGAAAATtgtttatcttttctttttttcttcacaCTCATACTTCTGTTTTCGCAAAAATCCATTGCAGATGATAGAATAAAACAACACCAATCCATTAACGACACCCAACTAATTGTTTCAGCCGCCCAAATTTTTGAATTGGGATTCTTCAATGAACCGAAAGCCTCCAATTTAAGGTATTTAGGAATATGGTACAAGGGCATTCCCGATGTTGTCGTTTGGGTCGCAAACAGAGACAACCCAATTCTAAACTCCTCTGCTACTTTGACTTTCAATGGAGATGGAAACTTGGTTCTCATCAATCAATCAGGTTTCCATTTTTGGTCTTCAAACTCAACACGCTCTATTCAAAATCCCATCGCTCAACTTCTGGATACTGGAAATTTGGTGTTGAGAGATTCAAATTCCGGGTCAGAAAATTACGAGTGGCAGAGCTTTGATTATCCCTCTGATACTCTGTTACCGGGAATGAAAGTCGGGTGGGACTCTAAAACAGGACTTAACCGAAAATTAACATCTTGGAGAAGTCCAAATAATCCATCCTCAGGAGAATTCAGTTTTAGCATCAACACAGATGGGCTTCCTCAATTCTTGGTTAGTAAAAGAAACAAGACGTTGTACAGAGGTTGGCCTTGGTATGATCATGATTTTGGACAGGGTTACGGTAATGGGTTTGATTACAATCTCGTCTTTAATACTTCCATGGAGATATCATTTTCATATAACTATTCAGCGACCAGTCGTACAAGAATTGTGATGGATTCAAGCGGGTCGATCAATCGGTACGTGTGGAGCGATGTAGGAGAAGAATGGCGCAATGAATTCACGTTTAATGGAGCTGGTTGTAACGACTATGACTTGTGTGGAGATTTTGGTATCTGTGACGCTGTAGTAACATCAACTTGCGGTTGTTTAGATGGGTTTAAACCAATCTCAACCCAAAATTTCTCAAATGGGTGCGTTAGAAAGGATCAAAATATTTGCAAAGTTGGAGATGGGTTTAAAAGGATAAGTAATGTGAAATGGCCTGATTCAACGGGGGAGTTAGTGAAGATGAAACTGGGTGTTCAAGACTGTCGGGGAGAATGCTTGAAGAATTGTTCTTGTTTAGCATATGGAACAGTGGGAATTCCTAAAATTGGGAGTGTCTGTGTCAATTGGTTTCACAAATTGATTGATGTTCGATATGTTCCTGATGTTGGGTCTGGAGACGATCTCTTCATCAGAGTTGCGGCTTCAGAACTAA AATCGGCCCAATCGGATGATGGAAAGCGTAATGTCGCTGAATCGGATGATGAAAAGCGTAATGTCGCTGTGGTTGTGGCTGTGCCGATCGTTTCCGTGATAATCTTTTTGGCTTTAGTCGTTGGGGGCTGCTTTCTTATTAGGAGAAGAGCCAACG GGAATGATGAAGTTGTTATAGCAGTCGTGGAGCCTCCAATTCAAGAAAATAAACTTGAGATGCCTATTGGTGTTGTTGAAGCTGCTACggaaaatttttcattttctaacAAGATAGGAGAGGGTGGTTTTGGACCTGTTTATAAG GGAAAGCTTCCAAGCGGGCAAGAAATAGCAGTAAAAAAACTAGCAGAAAGATCAGGTCAAGGGTTGCAAGAATTCAAAAATGAAGTAATTTTTATTTCTCAACTTCAACATCGAAATCTTGTGAAGCTTCTTGGTTATTGCATCCACCAGGAAGAAATATTACTGATCTATGAGTACTTGCCAAACAAAAGTTTGGACTGCTTCCTTTTTG ATGATCAAAGGCGTTCTATACTTAAGTGGCCGAAGAGAATTGATATCATAATAGGCATAGCTCGAGGACTTCTATATCTTCATCAAGATTCGAGACTTAGAATAATACACAGAGATCTTAAAGCAGCTAATATTCTGTTGGATAGTGAAATGAAACCGAAAATTTCAGACTTTGGCATGGCACGCATATTTGGTGAAGatcaaacagaaacaaaaacaagaagGGTTGTTGGAACTTA TGGATATATGCCTCCAGAATATGCAATCGACGGTTTCTTTTCAGTAAAGTCAGATGTTTTCAGCTTTGGAGTTGTGGTTTTAGAGATAGTTAGTGGCAGGAAGAACAAAGGTTTTTTTCATCCAGAGCATCAACTAAATCTTCTTGGACAT GCATGGAAACTTTGGAAAGAAGGAAGGGCATTGGAGTTCATCGATATAATGTTGGAGGATGAATACGACAAACACGAAGCTTTAAGATATATAAATATTGGGTTGCTATGTGTTCAAAGTCGTCCAGAAGAAAGGCCAACTATGTCAACTGTGTTTTCTATGTTAGAGAATGAAAAAATGCAACTAATACTTCCTCAACGACCTGGATTCTATGAGGAAAGGTTTATAGTATCTGATATTCATTCATCATCTAGCGATCACCATGCATCCTCGATCAATAATGTTACCGTAACATTGCTACAAGGTCGTTAG